One genomic window of Panicum hallii strain FIL2 chromosome 6, PHallii_v3.1, whole genome shotgun sequence includes the following:
- the LOC112898410 gene encoding WUSCHEL-related homeobox 3B-like, producing the protein MPQTPSTRWCPTPEQLMILEEMYRSGVRTPNAAEIQQITAHLAYYGRIEGKNVFYWFQNHKARERQRLRRRLCARHQQQYAQQQAAAAPPPLIPPAAGGSSAASAVHPAVMQLHHHHHPYAASTHMPHPHLQQQAAALLPAPPNPAAGGNKQATAAGAYGGAAALSNQQHQHLEEWDTEMMMEHCNANSGAASGSSDEGGAGAALQLPPCCRRPLKTLDLFPTKSTGLKDECSSSKSSSCSTSTN; encoded by the exons ATGCCGCAGACGCCGTCGACCCGTTGGTGCCCGACGCCGGAGCAGCTTATGATCCTGGAGGAGATGTACCGCAGCGGCGTGAGGACGCCCAACGCGGCGGAGATCCAGCAGATCACGGCGCACCTCGCCTACTATGGCCGCATCGAGGGCAAGAATGTCTTCTACTGGTTCCAGAACCACAAGGCCCGCGAGCGTCAGCGTCTCCGCCGACGCCTCTGCGCGCGACACCAGCAGCAGTACGCGCAgcagcaggccgccgccgcgcctcctcccctCATCCCCCCTGCGGCCGGCGGAAgcagcgccgcctccgccgtgcATCCGGCGGTGATGCAGCTGCACCATCACCACCACCCATACGCAGCAAGCACCCATatgccccacccccacctgCAGCAG caggcggcggcgctcctTCCAGCTCCTCCGAACCCAGCTGCAGGAGGCAATAAGCAGGCTACTGCCGCCGGTGCCTATGGAGGAGCAGCTGCGCTGAGCAATCAGCAGCACCAGCATCTGGAGGAGTGGGACACAGAGATGATGATGGAGCACTGCAACGCCAACTCCGGTGCCGCATCCGGCAGCTCCGACGAGGGTGGCGCTGGAGCAGCTCTTCAGCTGCCGCCATGCTGCCGTCGCCCTCTCAAAACCCTGGACCTCTTCCCCACCAAGAGCACTGGCCTCAAGGACGAGTGCAGCAGCTCCAAGTCCTCCTCCTGCTCCACATCCACCAACTAA